Below is a window of Humulus lupulus chromosome 2, drHumLupu1.1, whole genome shotgun sequence DNA.
AATCCAAACAAACCATGATATCATATATGGCATGGGAAAGAATATACATAACCCTATAAAAGACACTACAACCAATTCAACAAACCCAAATTTGAGACTAAGTGGCATGGCAAAGAAGATGCAGAAAGGTCATGTAAAATCCTGCTATAGAATCACCAACGAAACCCAAAGGCAACCCAAATAGATAACCTCCACCAAGCtgtaagagaaaataaatagcaCAAATAAAGCattgataaaaataaaataaaaaataatactaacAGATACACTTTCACAGTTAAACCAAATAAGTTGACTAGACAGACTTTATTCATTCATAGTTCTATTTGTTTTGGAGGGGGAGGATCACTGAACAGACAATTACATACTTTATTAAACAGACTATAAAGGTCCAAAATAATGTCACTGTTTTAGCTCTGCAATAAGAATTAGTGACTTTAACTTACTGTAAATATTGACTTGTTCTACTTGCCCCAGCTTTGCCCTCAACTCTCTGACATGGGAATATTGTTTTCTCAATAGATCCCCTTTTAGTAATACAACCAAAATTGTATAAAATTTAGCTAATCTAATTTTCAAATAATAGAATTGAAGACactatatatatgacaattattAGGCACTAGACAATGAAACATGAAATGGGGTATGAGGTTATCTTAAATACCTTTGATCTTACTTGGCATTTAATACATAATTAGCTATTATATCTTATGAGGCACAATCTGTATTGGATATATTATATACTTCTCTACAATATAATCCATTACATACCAAGTAATAATAACGCAAACATCCCCACCCAATCAATATCATCAATATCAGATTTCACatcaaaaaattcaataaaatgtatCAGCTATTCAACATTGTTGCTATTAGTCTCACATACCATTAATCCAAGTTCTGAAGTAGTGTTAGAAACATGCTCACCAAACTTAGTGTTTGTAGCAGCTACACAAATTTTGACTTTGATAAGATGTTCTTAAAGccgaaaagaaaaagaaaagcaatgTCAATCAACTTATAAGATAATGACaacattaaatatatatacataatatccATACGTATACTATATTGCTACTATCGTCAAATGACAATAAATATAAGAAAAACACAATTAAATGATTCAAATACAACAAGATAAGAGAACTGCATGTATGGTAGTGATTCTCCCTCATTTAGAGCTAATTTCTGCACTAAAGGATTCAATTTATTTTATGAAGACCAGGGAAAGAACAGTCTTTACAGCACAAAAGCTACAAAAATTCAAGATCAAAAAAGTATTTGATTAAATTGcaatgcaataaatcaaatttgttAATAATACCTCCAACTTAACTCTTTTATTTAGGAAAGAAAGCTGAGCAAAGCATCCATATATAGGACCTAGAATCTTAATTAACAAGAATGTGCAGAATTTTTTTATAATCAAAGACCAAAACAGAGTGTAAGTGGCACCAAGCAGACGAGATAACATATATACACAGAGAGCACTAGCACAATTTtgactaattatatataaatgtatctTGCATTATACACAATACCATGTGCTAAAGTTCCTAAGCCTAACGAGTATACACCAAAAATGAGTATTAGTTGACTTGGAATAATTACCAGCCAAACTAAAAGCAaacacaaagaagaagaaaacaatggtTCAAATACTCCTAAAGAGATGAGATAACAACAAGCTAATAATAAGATATAATACAGATTCTTTACGAAATAAAAACCATAAATGTATATAATTTGACAATcaaaattatttcaaaatataatctaAACAACAAGCTAATAACAAGATATAGTTTGAGTTTCATGTGCTTCTACAAGGTTCCAACAACTATGCATTCCTTCCCCTCTTCTAATTCCAAAACAGTACGTACTGCAAAACTCAACAGGAGAACAAGATTTATGAAATCCATAGCTCGGACAGTGAGCTAAACATCAATAGAACTAAACAGTAAAAACCTACAAAGTAGTAATAAAAATAAGCCTCTTTATCAACctctttatgtgtatatatacctATTGTAATTCTAGCTCAAAccagaagaagcagcaacaacagAAGAGAATGATTCACTATTATCAGCctctttatgtgtatatatacctCTTGTAATTCACTATCCAAGAACAAGTTTAAGGATTTGGAATGCAATATTAATGAGGatatagcttttttttttctttctaatcaCGGTACCTGAGGATATGCAAATGCATGCATGTATAAGCTGATTCTCTAGGAAAAAGTATATAGCTTGTATGTACGTATATGTGTGAAGAAGTATCTTGTCATTTGCTTTAAAATGAAATATTAATGATAATAACTCATCATCAAGACATGGAGAGACAACTTGTGAGAAAAGAGAGACAAGAAAAATTGTTAGTTTAGTTCCACAGGCTTGGTTCAAAAGTTTCCCTACAGATTATGTTTCTTGTTTTTTGTATGCACTGAGTGtgtgtttgattatatgaaaagAACTCTTCAAACATATTCTTTAGCACTAAATAAGAACTAACACATACACAACAGTTGTGCTCTCAAGCTTTCTCTCAACGCATAAAACTCTATGCTATTTCTTGTATTCTAATACTTACAACCTCTCTCTAATTTTTCTCTCTGAGTTCTCTCAATCTAAAACAATTcaaacacaaataaataaataaatatatatacatgtatacacATATTGTTGGGTCTCTTGTTTTACGTAAGGCAACCTGCACATTGCAAAGCCAACAATAAATCACAGGGAGACTTCTCTtcttcttaatattttttttaatgtagcaTACATAAGAGTACACCATAAAGGATAACAAAATCACAAGACCAATGGAAATGTATTTTATCGAATGTTGCTTTTTCTTAGCAAGAATTTGCACTagtttgtataatttttgaagaaCTTCCTCATTAACTCATCCACAACAACATCTTCTAACTGTGATGGCAAATATCATAAAGTCAAATTTATATAAGAGGATTAGTTAAAGGCAAAGCTTTACAACCTTAATTAACAATCATAATACCTTCAAGATAGACTGCTTATTAGCTTTCCGAATGTGAATATTGGCAAGGAGAAGAATTAGATGCTCCCTCTGGTTGGCAACATTGCCTTCATGGTTAGAAAACACATTATGAAAATTCAAAGAAGCATCAAAATATGAGCAATGCAGAAGAAAGAGCACATATCTTATTAGATCATCACGTATTGTAGCTGATCTAAAGTACCTGGAAACCA
It encodes the following:
- the LOC133816675 gene encoding putative callose synthase 8; translated protein: MAIVYLQPQTFRGMENSLSCLIFFRIDLVSRYFRSATIRDDLIRYVLFLLHCSYFDASLNFHNVFSNHEGNVANQREHLILLLANIHIRKANKQSILKLEDVVVDELMRKFFKNYTN